One Nonomuraea angiospora DNA segment encodes these proteins:
- a CDS encoding ComF family protein: protein MLTSVLDLVLPQSCAGCGAGGARWCPGCHAGLVGAPARRLPDPVPDGLPDCWSAAPYEGAVRRAVVAYKERGAVALAEVLAEAVAFTVVTAVNGAKAPWAGGRFAVVPVPSARRTRRHRGHDPVGRLAVLAAGRLRAWGLRAEAWPALGQARRVADQAGLSSAERSSNLAGSLQVRRAAKGPPAACAVLLDDIVTTGATLVEAARALTSAGVRVPLAATVAATRRRS from the coding sequence GTGCTGACCTCCGTGCTCGACCTCGTCCTCCCGCAGTCCTGCGCCGGGTGCGGCGCCGGAGGGGCGCGGTGGTGCCCGGGCTGTCATGCCGGGCTCGTCGGCGCGCCCGCCAGGCGGTTGCCCGACCCGGTGCCGGACGGCCTGCCCGACTGCTGGTCGGCGGCACCGTACGAGGGCGCGGTGCGCAGGGCGGTCGTGGCGTACAAGGAGCGGGGCGCGGTGGCGTTGGCGGAGGTGCTGGCGGAGGCCGTGGCGTTCACCGTCGTGACGGCGGTCAACGGCGCGAAGGCACCCTGGGCCGGCGGGCGGTTCGCGGTGGTGCCGGTGCCGAGCGCGCGGCGGACGCGCCGGCACCGGGGCCACGACCCGGTCGGGCGGCTGGCGGTGCTGGCCGCGGGCCGGCTGCGGGCATGGGGCCTGCGGGCCGAGGCCTGGCCGGCGCTGGGTCAGGCGCGGCGGGTGGCCGACCAGGCGGGGCTGAGTTCCGCCGAGAGGAGCTCCAACCTCGCGGGGTCACTCCAGGTGCGGCGGGCCGCGAAAGGCCCTCCAGCGGCCTGTGCGGTGCTCCTGGACGACATTGTCACGACCGGCGCCACCCTCGTGGAGGCGGCCAGGGCGCTGACCTCGGCGGGGGTGCGAGTGCCGCTGGCCGCGACCGTGGCCGCGACACGCCGAAGATCTTGA
- the hpf gene encoding ribosome hibernation-promoting factor, HPF/YfiA family, protein MDIIVKGRHTGVSDRFRDQAMTKLARIERLDNKLIRVDVEVSKERNPRLADQRERVELTIHSRGPAIRAEASADDRFAALDMALDKLEGRLRRLADRRKVHHGNHCPPSVAEITATLPDVADLAPRAATVPAEAEEDEQVQRDQRYDDIVPIEMDGEGPLIVREKFHKAEPMTIDQALLEMELVGHDFYLFRDKESGQPCVVYNRRGYNYGVLRLVEP, encoded by the coding sequence ATGGACATCATCGTCAAGGGCCGGCACACAGGCGTGAGTGATCGGTTCCGTGACCAAGCGATGACCAAGCTGGCCAGGATCGAACGTCTGGACAACAAACTCATCCGAGTCGATGTGGAGGTGTCGAAAGAGCGCAATCCCCGCCTCGCCGACCAGCGCGAGCGCGTCGAGCTCACCATTCACTCTCGAGGACCGGCCATCCGCGCCGAAGCCTCTGCCGACGACCGATTCGCAGCCCTCGACATGGCCCTCGACAAGCTGGAAGGTCGCCTCAGGCGGCTGGCCGACCGGCGCAAGGTCCACCACGGCAACCACTGCCCGCCCTCTGTGGCGGAGATCACCGCGACCCTCCCCGACGTCGCGGACCTGGCCCCGCGGGCGGCCACCGTCCCCGCCGAGGCCGAAGAGGACGAGCAGGTTCAGCGCGACCAGCGCTACGACGACATCGTCCCGATCGAGATGGACGGCGAAGGGCCGCTCATCGTCCGAGAGAAGTTCCACAAGGCGGAACCCATGACCATCGACCAGGCCCTCCTCGAGATGGAGCTGGTCGGGCACGACTTCTATCTGTTCCGTGACAAGGAGAGCGGCCAGCCGTGCGTCGTCTACAACAGACGCGGCTACAACTACGGCGTGTTGCGGCTCGTAGAGCCATGA
- a CDS encoding response regulator produces the protein MTESGEVRTSASEPIRVLIVDDHELIRRSLALALAAEPDIEVVGEASDGQEAVELANRLMPDIALMDVRMPRQDGIEATKGIKASVPSTRIIMLTVSDEEEDLFEAIKAGATGYLLKDVQINDVPAAVRGVHEGQSLINPAMAAKLITEFQSMSRKESERPPQLPVPRLTDREMEVLRLVAKGMNNREIAKQLFISENTVKNHVRNILDKLQLHSRMEAVVYAVRERMLEIT, from the coding sequence GTGACCGAGTCTGGCGAGGTCCGTACGTCAGCGAGCGAGCCGATCCGCGTGCTGATCGTTGACGATCACGAGCTGATCCGGCGGAGCCTGGCTCTCGCGCTGGCCGCTGAGCCCGACATCGAGGTGGTCGGCGAAGCGAGTGACGGGCAGGAGGCGGTCGAGTTGGCCAACCGCCTCATGCCCGACATCGCGCTCATGGACGTACGCATGCCGCGGCAGGACGGGATCGAGGCCACGAAGGGCATCAAGGCCTCGGTCCCGAGCACGCGCATCATCATGCTGACGGTGAGCGACGAGGAAGAAGACCTGTTCGAGGCCATCAAGGCGGGCGCCACCGGCTACCTGCTCAAGGACGTCCAGATCAACGACGTGCCGGCCGCGGTGCGCGGCGTGCACGAGGGCCAGTCCTTAATCAACCCGGCGATGGCCGCCAAGCTCATCACCGAGTTCCAGAGCATGAGCCGCAAGGAGTCCGAGCGCCCTCCCCAGCTCCCCGTCCCCCGCCTGACCGATCGCGAGATGGAGGTCCTGCGGCTGGTGGCCAAGGGGATGAACAACCGCGAGATCGCCAAGCAGCTGTTCATCTCCGAGAACACCGTGAAGAACCACGTCCGCAACATCCTCGACAAGCTGCAGCTGCACTCGAGGATGGAGGCCGTGGTGTACGCGGTGCGAGAACGCATGCTGGAGATCACCTAG
- a CDS encoding winged helix-turn-helix domain-containing protein, producing MTGTTDLTLDEARRIILRSQGMIGADARKGGAHAMLRRLGAVQLDTISVLARSHELVAYARLGAVGRASIERAYWHNPAQSFEYWCHAACILPVEHWPLYSFRRRAYRKRRYRWHEVPDGVDKLLDQVREQGPLTTSDVGGAKNGGPWWDWSESKIGLEWLLDIGELVCSRRVGWRRVYDLAERVIPAELLADDLSDEECVVRLAAVAGRSLGVANRTDLIDFLRLKGEYAAMLDAALRSGAAGLVPVTVAGWPGKKGTPNAWADPVALESEPRGRHRTTLLSPFDSLIWHRGRTERVFGFQYTLELYVPKHKRVHGYFTMPVLAGGRLIGRVDPAREGSTLVIRQLHLEPGLSAAKWADALGDALWSAAEWVGCDTVRVERADPPELVPILNTAINATAR from the coding sequence ATGACCGGCACCACCGACCTGACCCTCGACGAGGCCCGCCGGATCATCCTCCGCTCCCAGGGCATGATCGGCGCCGACGCGCGCAAGGGCGGGGCGCACGCGATGCTGCGCAGGCTGGGCGCCGTGCAGCTCGACACGATCTCGGTGCTCGCGCGCTCCCACGAGCTGGTCGCGTATGCCCGCCTGGGTGCGGTGGGACGGGCCAGCATCGAGCGGGCCTACTGGCACAACCCCGCCCAGAGCTTCGAATACTGGTGCCACGCCGCCTGCATCCTGCCCGTCGAGCACTGGCCGCTCTACTCGTTCCGGCGCCGGGCCTACCGCAAGCGGCGCTACCGCTGGCACGAGGTCCCCGACGGGGTGGACAAGCTGCTCGATCAGGTACGCGAGCAGGGCCCGCTGACGACCTCGGACGTCGGCGGGGCCAAGAACGGCGGCCCGTGGTGGGACTGGTCCGAGTCCAAGATCGGCCTGGAGTGGCTGCTCGACATCGGCGAGCTGGTCTGCAGCCGCCGTGTCGGCTGGCGGCGCGTCTACGACCTGGCCGAGCGCGTGATCCCCGCGGAGCTCCTGGCCGATGACCTCTCCGACGAGGAGTGCGTCGTACGCCTGGCCGCCGTGGCGGGCCGTTCCCTGGGCGTGGCCAACAGGACCGACCTGATCGACTTCCTGCGCCTGAAGGGCGAGTACGCCGCCATGCTCGACGCGGCCCTGCGCAGCGGCGCGGCGGGGCTGGTGCCCGTGACGGTCGCGGGCTGGCCGGGCAAGAAGGGCACCCCCAACGCCTGGGCGGACCCGGTGGCGCTGGAGTCCGAGCCGCGCGGGCGCCACCGCACGACGCTGCTGTCGCCGTTCGACTCCCTCATCTGGCACCGCGGCCGCACCGAGCGCGTCTTCGGCTTCCAGTACACGCTTGAGCTGTACGTCCCCAAGCACAAGCGGGTCCACGGCTACTTCACGATGCCCGTGCTGGCGGGCGGCCGGTTGATCGGCCGCGTCGACCCGGCCCGCGAGGGCAGCACGCTGGTGATCCGGCAGCTCCACCTGGAGCCGGGCCTGTCGGCCGCCAAGTGGGCCGACGCCCTGGGCGACGCTCTGTGGTCGGCGGCGGAGTGGGTGGGCTGCGACACCGTACGGGTCGAGCGCGCCGATCCGCCCGAACTCGTCCCCATCCTGAACACCGCCATCAACGCCACCGCCAGATAG
- a CDS encoding HGxxPAAW family protein, translating to MVEGKKSEHTENLGSHAGRASSWLAVTVMLVGTVVAGFGLTVANWTLVWVGAGAFVVGGVLALVFDIFTDVVIDAPRVGMRAEDHR from the coding sequence ATGGTTGAGGGGAAGAAGTCGGAGCATACGGAGAATCTCGGGAGCCACGCCGGGCGCGCGTCATCGTGGCTCGCGGTGACGGTGATGCTGGTGGGCACGGTGGTGGCCGGCTTCGGCCTCACGGTCGCCAACTGGACGCTCGTCTGGGTGGGCGCCGGAGCGTTCGTCGTGGGCGGCGTCCTGGCCCTTGTCTTCGATATCTTCACCGACGTCGTGATCGACGCGCCCCGCGTGGGCATGCGCGCTGAAGATCACCGCTGA
- the secA gene encoding preprotein translocase subunit SecA, producing the protein MAAILDKILRAGEGKILRKLKRIADQVNSIEDDFTSLSDAELRALTDEFKQRHADGESLDDLLPEAFATVREAARRVLGQRPYDVQIMGGANLHMGNISEMKTGEGKTLTCTLPAYLNAISGKGVHVVTVNDYLAKRDAETMGRVHRFLGLEVGCIVAGQQPDERRKQYEADITYGTNNEFGFDYLRDNMAWSLEECAQRGHNFAIVDEVDSILIDEARTPLIISGPGEQSGKWYQEFAKIVPRLRRGVEAKNPGEESTGDYIVDEKKRTVGILEAGVEKVEDWLGIDNLYKPEHTHLVGFLNNALKAKELFKKDKDYIVADGEVLIVDEFTGRILHGRRYNEGMHQAIEAKEGVKIKDENQTLATVTLQNYFRLYSKLSGMTGTAATEANEFHQTYKLGVVPIPTNRPMVRKDQADVVYKTEDAKFDAVVQDIKERYEAGQPVLVGTTSVAKSERLSKALKRQGVQHEVLNAKNHAREASIIAEAGRKGAVTVATNMAGRGTDIMLGGNSEFRADLELRQRGLDPVETPEEYEKAYPEALEKARAAVKAEHDEVTALGGLYVLGTERHESRRIDNQLRGRSGRQGDPGESRFYLSLGDDLMRLFNSARVEMIMTRLQIPDDQPIESGIVSKAIASAQHQVEQQNFEIRKEVLKYDEVMDRQRKVIYAERHRVLEGADLHEQVRGFVGEVIDGYVQGATSEGFAEEWDLDKLWKAFGELYPISIRIEDLVEEAGSREELSAELISEKVKADALEAYARREEEFGPETMRDLERRVILSVLDRKWREHLYEMDYLREGIGMRAYAQKDPKIEYAREGFEMFAAMLEGIKEDSVGFLFNLEVEVQENPIVEEEDAVLAETRSIIARGLRGPERPAELEYTAPGEQGEVEHTRVRTTSAERAAYGNVERNAPCPCGSGKKYKRCHGDPKNAA; encoded by the coding sequence GTGGCAGCCATTCTCGACAAGATCCTACGTGCCGGCGAAGGCAAGATCCTGCGCAAGCTCAAGCGGATCGCAGACCAGGTCAACTCCATCGAGGACGACTTCACGAGCCTGTCCGACGCGGAGTTGCGTGCGCTGACGGATGAGTTCAAGCAGCGCCATGCAGACGGTGAATCGCTCGACGATCTGCTTCCCGAGGCGTTCGCGACCGTGCGCGAGGCGGCCCGCCGCGTGCTCGGCCAGCGGCCCTACGACGTGCAGATCATGGGCGGCGCCAACCTCCATATGGGCAACATCTCGGAGATGAAGACCGGTGAGGGCAAGACCCTCACCTGTACGCTTCCGGCGTACCTCAACGCCATCTCCGGCAAGGGCGTCCACGTCGTCACGGTCAACGACTACCTGGCCAAGCGTGACGCCGAGACCATGGGGCGCGTCCATCGGTTCCTCGGCCTCGAGGTCGGCTGCATCGTCGCCGGCCAGCAGCCGGACGAGCGGCGCAAGCAGTACGAGGCCGACATCACGTACGGCACCAACAACGAGTTCGGCTTCGACTACCTGCGCGACAACATGGCGTGGTCGCTCGAGGAGTGCGCGCAGCGCGGCCACAACTTCGCGATCGTCGACGAGGTCGACTCCATCCTGATCGACGAGGCCCGTACGCCACTGATCATCTCCGGCCCCGGCGAGCAGTCGGGCAAGTGGTACCAGGAGTTCGCCAAGATCGTGCCCCGCCTGCGCAGGGGCGTCGAGGCGAAGAACCCGGGCGAGGAGAGCACCGGCGACTACATCGTCGACGAGAAGAAGCGCACGGTCGGCATCCTGGAGGCCGGTGTCGAGAAGGTCGAGGACTGGCTCGGCATCGACAACCTCTACAAGCCCGAGCACACCCACCTCGTCGGCTTCCTGAACAACGCGCTCAAGGCCAAGGAGCTGTTCAAGAAGGACAAGGACTACATCGTCGCCGACGGCGAGGTCCTGATCGTCGACGAGTTCACCGGCCGCATCCTGCACGGGCGCCGCTACAACGAGGGCATGCACCAGGCCATCGAGGCCAAAGAGGGTGTGAAGATCAAGGACGAGAACCAGACTCTCGCCACGGTCACCCTGCAGAACTACTTCCGCCTCTACTCCAAGCTGAGCGGAATGACCGGTACGGCCGCCACCGAGGCCAACGAGTTCCACCAGACGTACAAGCTGGGTGTCGTCCCGATCCCGACCAACCGGCCGATGGTCCGCAAGGACCAGGCGGACGTGGTCTACAAGACCGAGGACGCCAAGTTCGACGCGGTGGTCCAGGACATCAAGGAGCGCTACGAGGCCGGCCAGCCGGTGCTCGTCGGCACGACCTCGGTGGCGAAGTCCGAGCGGCTGTCCAAGGCGCTCAAGCGCCAAGGGGTGCAGCACGAGGTGCTCAACGCGAAGAACCACGCGCGTGAGGCGTCCATCATCGCCGAGGCCGGGCGCAAGGGCGCGGTCACCGTCGCCACCAACATGGCCGGTCGAGGCACCGACATCATGCTCGGCGGCAACTCCGAGTTCCGCGCCGATCTCGAGCTGCGCCAGCGCGGCCTCGACCCGGTCGAGACGCCGGAGGAGTACGAGAAGGCCTACCCCGAGGCGCTGGAGAAGGCCAGGGCGGCGGTCAAGGCCGAGCACGACGAGGTCACCGCGCTCGGCGGCCTCTACGTTCTCGGCACCGAGCGCCACGAGTCGCGCCGCATCGACAACCAGCTCCGCGGCCGCTCCGGCCGTCAGGGCGACCCCGGTGAGTCGCGGTTCTACCTGTCGCTCGGCGACGACCTCATGCGCCTGTTCAACTCGGCCAGGGTCGAGATGATCATGACCAGGCTGCAGATCCCCGACGACCAGCCCATCGAGTCGGGCATCGTCTCCAAGGCCATCGCCTCCGCCCAGCACCAGGTCGAGCAGCAGAACTTCGAGATCCGCAAGGAAGTTCTGAAGTACGACGAGGTCATGGACCGCCAGCGCAAGGTCATCTACGCCGAGCGCCACCGCGTGCTGGAGGGCGCCGACCTGCACGAGCAGGTGCGCGGCTTCGTCGGCGAGGTGATCGACGGCTACGTGCAGGGCGCCACGTCCGAGGGCTTCGCCGAGGAGTGGGACCTCGACAAGCTGTGGAAGGCGTTCGGGGAGCTCTACCCGATCTCGATCAGGATCGAGGACCTCGTCGAGGAGGCCGGCAGCCGCGAGGAGTTGTCCGCCGAGCTCATCTCCGAGAAGGTCAAGGCCGACGCGCTCGAGGCGTACGCCAGGCGCGAGGAGGAGTTCGGCCCCGAGACCATGCGCGACCTGGAGCGCCGTGTGATCCTCTCGGTCCTCGACCGGAAGTGGCGCGAGCACCTGTACGAGATGGACTACCTGCGCGAGGGCATCGGCATGCGGGCCTACGCGCAGAAGGACCCCAAGATCGAGTACGCCCGCGAGGGCTTCGAGATGTTCGCCGCGATGCTCGAGGGCATCAAGGAGGACTCGGTCGGGTTCCTGTTCAACCTCGAGGTGGAGGTGCAGGAAAACCCCATCGTCGAGGAGGAGGACGCGGTCCTCGCGGAGACCCGCTCGATCATCGCGCGCGGGCTGCGCGGGCCTGAGCGCCCGGCCGAGCTCGAATACACGGCGCCCGGCGAGCAGGGCGAGGTCGAGCACACCCGCGTCCGCACCACTTCGGCGGAGCGGGCCGCGTACGGCAACGTGGAGCGCAACGCGCCCTGCCCGTGCGGGTCGGGCAAGAAGTACAAGCGCTGCCACGGCGATCCCAAGAACGCGGCCTGA
- a CDS encoding Rv3235 family protein: MSTTPRIGVTPTPEPPYDEEQPTSEIAPPEIHGALALDPHPLVWGPPGSIPDERKLRHLGQALAEVLAGRRPPETVADKLTARAYRELVQAGQMIRTSRPPFAGSVHVKEPRDGAVEMCMLVHCGDRNRVLAIRLERRGAQWLCTDFETA; the protein is encoded by the coding sequence GTGTCAACAACCCCCCGCATCGGCGTCACCCCCACCCCCGAACCCCCCTACGACGAAGAGCAGCCGACCTCGGAAATCGCACCCCCGGAAATCCACGGCGCCCTGGCCCTGGACCCCCACCCCCTCGTATGGGGCCCGCCGGGATCCATCCCCGATGAGCGCAAGCTGCGCCACCTCGGCCAGGCGCTGGCCGAGGTGCTCGCGGGCCGCCGCCCGCCGGAGACCGTGGCCGACAAGCTCACAGCTCGCGCCTACCGCGAGCTGGTCCAGGCAGGCCAGATGATCCGGACCAGCCGCCCCCCGTTCGCCGGCAGCGTGCACGTCAAGGAGCCCAGGGACGGCGCCGTGGAGATGTGCATGCTGGTGCACTGCGGCGACCGCAACCGCGTCCTGGCGATACGCCTCGAGCGGAGAGGCGCCCAATGGCTCTGCACCGACTTTGAAACGGCGTAG
- a CDS encoding PTS transporter subunit EIIC codes for MNETTAARPSPFARVMTVLQRLGRSLMLPIAALPAAALLLRFGQPDMLGSNGAEPGGLADVAGFAWMNQVAEVLAAAGAALFENLPMLFAVGVAIGFARKADGSTALAAVVGYLVFDRVTKVMFFGSDIRDTVLIKEAQAQGIKEIINYGMQNPTKVLGGIVMGLVAAVLWQRFHRIKLPSWLAFFGGRRFVPIITSIVALLIGVVFGWLWPVIGEWIRHAGEALAAIGPIGTGIYGLVNRLLIPLGLHHFVNSVVWYVVPQCEVGGRVLGGDWNCYFGGAPHAGQFMAGFFPVMMFALPAAALAMWRAAPPHRRATVGGIMLSAALASFVTGITEPIEFAFIFVAPLLLVVHAILTGLAMALTTLIGGQLGFGFSAGLLDMLLNASKSNTQNLPGILILGVIYGVVYYAVFTFLIRKLNILTPGREPEPDVDSGET; via the coding sequence GTGAACGAGACCACCGCCGCCCGGCCTTCGCCGTTCGCTCGCGTGATGACCGTGCTCCAGCGGCTGGGCCGCTCCCTCATGCTGCCCATCGCCGCCCTGCCCGCCGCCGCCCTGCTGCTGCGCTTCGGCCAGCCCGACATGCTCGGCTCCAACGGCGCCGAGCCTGGCGGCCTGGCGGACGTGGCCGGGTTCGCCTGGATGAACCAGGTCGCCGAGGTGCTGGCCGCGGCCGGCGCGGCGCTGTTCGAGAACCTGCCGATGCTGTTCGCCGTCGGGGTGGCGATCGGCTTCGCCCGCAAGGCCGACGGCTCCACCGCCCTGGCCGCCGTGGTCGGCTACCTGGTCTTCGACCGGGTGACCAAGGTGATGTTCTTCGGCTCCGACATCCGCGACACCGTCCTCATCAAGGAGGCCCAGGCCCAGGGCATCAAGGAGATCATCAACTACGGCATGCAGAACCCGACCAAGGTCCTCGGCGGCATCGTCATGGGCCTGGTCGCCGCCGTCCTCTGGCAGCGCTTCCACCGCATCAAGCTGCCGTCCTGGCTGGCCTTCTTCGGCGGTCGCCGATTCGTCCCCATCATCACCTCCATCGTCGCCCTGCTCATCGGCGTGGTCTTCGGCTGGCTGTGGCCGGTGATCGGCGAGTGGATCCGCCACGCCGGCGAGGCCCTGGCCGCCATCGGCCCGATCGGCACCGGCATCTACGGCCTCGTCAACCGCCTCCTCATCCCCCTCGGCCTGCACCACTTCGTCAACTCCGTCGTCTGGTACGTGGTGCCGCAGTGCGAGGTGGGCGGCCGGGTGCTGGGCGGGGACTGGAACTGCTACTTCGGCGGCGCCCCGCACGCCGGCCAGTTCATGGCCGGCTTCTTCCCCGTCATGATGTTCGCCCTGCCCGCCGCCGCCCTGGCCATGTGGCGCGCCGCCCCACCCCACCGCCGCGCCACGGTGGGCGGCATCATGCTCTCGGCCGCCCTGGCGTCGTTCGTCACGGGGATCACGGAGCCGATCGAGTTCGCCTTCATCTTCGTGGCCCCCCTGCTCCTGGTGGTGCACGCCATCCTGACCGGCCTGGCCATGGCCCTGACCACCTTGATCGGCGGACAACTCGGATTCGGCTTCTCCGCCGGCCTGCTCGACATGCTCCTGAACGCCAGCAAGTCCAACACCCAGAATCTGCCCGGGATCCTGATACTGGGGGTGATCTACGGCGTCGTCTACTACGCCGTCTTCACCTTCCTCATCCGCAAACTCAACATCCTCACCCCGGGCCGCGAACCCGAACCGGACGTCGACTCAGGCGAAACCTAG
- a CDS encoding GntR family transcriptional regulator codes for MAHIDPDSPVPKYFQLREILLDLIDSDELSIGAAIPSERELCQRFGLSRMTVRQAVDHLVSEGRLHRVPGKGTFVARPKIELALQLTSFTDDMRARGMIPGSRDLDRRIVRASAHLAKELGIQPGEEVHFIERLRTADGEPLSIERAHIPVKLAPDLGSHDLSEKSLYELLESRYGLVMDAGELTIDGGIADPSDADLLKLPRGGAVLLLQRRSFAGGVCAELGVSTYRADRYQLRTILEMPVRRG; via the coding sequence GTGGCGCACATCGATCCGGACAGCCCGGTGCCCAAGTATTTCCAGCTCCGCGAGATCCTGCTGGACCTCATCGACAGCGACGAGCTCAGCATCGGGGCGGCCATCCCGTCCGAGCGGGAGCTCTGCCAGCGCTTCGGCCTGTCCAGGATGACCGTACGGCAGGCCGTCGACCACCTCGTGTCCGAGGGGCGCCTGCACCGGGTGCCCGGCAAGGGGACGTTCGTCGCCCGGCCCAAGATCGAGCTGGCGCTGCAGCTGACGTCGTTCACCGACGACATGAGGGCTCGGGGCATGATCCCGGGCTCGCGCGACCTCGATCGCCGGATCGTGCGGGCCAGCGCGCACCTCGCCAAGGAGCTGGGGATCCAGCCGGGCGAGGAGGTGCACTTCATCGAGCGGCTGCGGACGGCCGACGGGGAGCCGCTGTCCATCGAACGGGCGCACATCCCGGTCAAGCTCGCCCCCGACCTGGGTTCCCACGACTTGTCGGAAAAATCACTTTATGAGCTGCTGGAGAGCCGCTACGGCCTGGTCATGGACGCCGGCGAGCTCACCATCGACGGCGGCATCGCCGACCCGAGCGACGCCGACCTGCTGAAGCTCCCGCGCGGCGGCGCCGTACTGCTGCTGCAGCGCAGGTCGTTCGCCGGCGGCGTCTGTGCGGAGCTGGGCGTGTCCACGTATCGTGCGGACCGTTACCAATTGCGCACCATTCTGGAAATGCCCGTAAGACGGGGCTGA
- a CDS encoding SIS domain-containing protein produces MTTKMRSEIAEQPAALRATLDSLLPRVGEVRAVGEQTRQLLFIARGTSDNAAVYGRYLVESHAGRLAALAAPSIATTYKRKLDLDGVLAVAISQSGRTEEIVETLAWAKDCGARTVGITNGGEQSPLAQAADVALCTVAGEEKAVPATKTYTTQLAALAVLALGLGADVDAEDLRRVPEAVEKLITEPGDLEAVVEGLQDKPGVVVSGRGLAFSTALETALKLKEACYLHAMGLSYADLLHGPIAVVDADTPALLVAAENSPTLSGTVALAERVVAAGAAAYTIGGGDALARAGTAALNGPDLPEWVAPMGLIVPGQLLTEALARRLGIDPDAPRGLNKVTQTD; encoded by the coding sequence ATGACCACGAAGATGCGCAGCGAGATTGCCGAGCAGCCGGCCGCGCTGCGGGCCACCCTGGACTCCCTGCTGCCGAGGGTCGGCGAGGTGAGAGCGGTGGGCGAGCAGACCCGCCAGCTGCTGTTCATCGCGCGCGGCACCTCTGACAATGCTGCAGTTTATGGGCGATACCTGGTCGAATCACACGCGGGCCGCCTGGCCGCGCTGGCCGCGCCCTCGATCGCCACGACGTACAAGCGCAAGCTGGACCTGGACGGGGTGCTGGCGGTCGCGATCTCGCAGTCGGGGCGCACCGAGGAGATCGTCGAGACGCTGGCCTGGGCCAAGGACTGCGGGGCCAGGACCGTCGGCATCACGAACGGGGGCGAGCAGAGCCCCCTCGCGCAGGCCGCCGACGTGGCCCTGTGCACGGTCGCCGGCGAGGAGAAGGCCGTTCCCGCGACCAAGACGTACACGACGCAGCTCGCGGCGCTGGCCGTGCTCGCGCTGGGGCTGGGCGCCGACGTGGACGCGGAGGACCTGCGGCGGGTGCCCGAGGCGGTGGAGAAGCTGATCACCGAGCCGGGCGACCTGGAGGCCGTGGTCGAGGGCCTGCAGGACAAGCCGGGCGTGGTCGTGTCCGGGCGCGGGCTGGCGTTCTCGACGGCCCTGGAGACGGCGCTGAAGCTCAAGGAGGCCTGCTACCTGCACGCCATGGGCCTGTCCTACGCCGACCTGCTGCACGGCCCCATCGCCGTGGTCGACGCCGACACGCCCGCGCTGCTGGTCGCCGCCGAGAACAGCCCGACCCTGTCCGGTACGGTCGCGCTGGCCGAGCGGGTGGTGGCCGCGGGCGCGGCGGCGTACACGATCGGTGGCGGCGACGCGCTCGCGCGGGCGGGCACCGCCGCGCTGAACGGCCCCGACCTGCCCGAATGGGTGGCTCCGATGGGGTTGATCGTGCCCGGTCAGCTGCTCACCGAGGCGCTGGCCCGCAGGCTCGGCATCGACCCCGACGCGCCGCGCGGGCTGAACAAGGTCACCCAGACCGACTGA
- a CDS encoding PTS sugar transporter subunit IIA: MTTVLAPVEGAAVGLAAVPDPVFSAGLVGPGAAIDPLRGPGKAVAPIAGKIMKLHPHAYVIVGDDGRGVLVHLGIDTVQLKGQGFELLAAEGDRVSAGQPVVAWDPAVVEAGGRSPVCPVVALDALSGAVTEVAEGAVHAGDELFRWE, from the coding sequence ATGACGACTGTTCTCGCCCCGGTTGAGGGGGCAGCTGTGGGGTTGGCCGCCGTGCCCGATCCGGTGTTCTCCGCCGGGTTGGTCGGGCCGGGGGCCGCGATCGACCCGCTGCGCGGGCCGGGAAAGGCCGTAGCCCCCATAGCTGGAAAAATCATGAAACTGCATCCGCATGCGTACGTCATCGTCGGAGACGACGGCAGAGGTGTCCTGGTCCACCTGGGCATCGACACGGTCCAGCTCAAAGGCCAGGGGTTCGAGCTCCTGGCCGCCGAGGGCGACCGCGTGAGCGCCGGGCAGCCCGTCGTGGCCTGGGACCCGGCGGTCGTCGAGGCGGGCGGCCGCTCGCCGGTCTGCCCGGTCGTCGCGCTCGACGCCCTGTCCGGGGCCGTGACGGAGGTCGCGGAGGGGGCGGTCCACGCGGGGGACGAGCTCTTCCGATGGGAATAG
- a CDS encoding HPr family phosphocarrier protein: MGERKVTVAAEVGLHARPAATFVQRAKKAPMDITVTKSHGSQQVNGKSILAIMALDVRQGETVVISAEGEGSEEVLDELAAIAAAP, encoded by the coding sequence ATGGGTGAGCGCAAGGTCACCGTGGCGGCGGAAGTGGGGCTGCACGCCCGGCCCGCCGCGACGTTCGTCCAGCGGGCGAAGAAGGCCCCCATGGACATCACGGTGACGAAGTCCCACGGCAGCCAGCAGGTCAACGGCAAGAGCATCCTCGCGATCATGGCCCTGGACGTCAGGCAGGGCGAGACCGTCGTGATCAGCGCGGAGGGCGAGGGGTCGGAAGAGGTCCTCGACGAGCTGGCCGCGATCGCCGCGGCGCCATGA